The following are from one region of the Stigmatella ashevillena genome:
- a CDS encoding DMT family transporter, with protein MLRPRSAMVPTALPRLTSATSPLKLVLAYCTCFLLWGSTWVVVKVGLEDLPPLRFAGIRMLVAGLMLLPFARTQGAQLGARTTWRIVGLGCIQLAIPFGLLFIGQQWIPTSWSSLLFSTFPVWLLLVGRVLLPDQPLTAPKLMAAGLGVVGVMALQQSQLGQMEMSSLVLLGGLLTLGATALMALANVLVKRHMAHVPPHILVFIQTLSSAVPLLGMSFLLEGAEPVNWTSRAVLAVVYLALGGTVLTYQCFYWLLQRLSLTAIGVMSLLDTLVAVALGVVMLHEPLTPSLLVGGTLILSSAALAQFTPDRQTATA; from the coding sequence GTGCTACGTCCGCGCTCCGCCATGGTTCCCACCGCCCTCCCGAGGCTGACCTCCGCCACGAGCCCGCTCAAGCTCGTGCTCGCCTACTGCACGTGCTTCCTGTTGTGGGGCTCGACCTGGGTCGTGGTGAAGGTCGGCCTGGAGGACCTGCCCCCGCTGCGCTTCGCGGGGATCCGCATGCTGGTGGCGGGACTCATGCTGCTGCCCTTTGCCCGGACCCAGGGCGCGCAGCTGGGAGCCCGCACCACGTGGCGCATCGTGGGCCTGGGCTGCATTCAGCTCGCCATCCCCTTCGGGTTGCTCTTCATCGGCCAGCAGTGGATTCCCACGAGTTGGTCCTCGCTGCTCTTCTCCACCTTCCCGGTGTGGTTGCTGCTGGTGGGGCGCGTGCTGCTGCCGGACCAGCCACTGACGGCCCCCAAGCTGATGGCGGCCGGGCTGGGGGTGGTGGGCGTGATGGCCTTGCAGCAATCGCAGCTCGGGCAGATGGAGATGTCCAGCCTGGTGTTGCTCGGAGGCCTGCTCACGCTGGGGGCCACGGCGCTCATGGCGCTCGCCAACGTGCTGGTGAAACGGCACATGGCGCACGTGCCCCCTCACATCCTGGTGTTCATCCAGACCCTGAGCAGCGCGGTGCCCCTGCTGGGCATGTCCTTCCTCCTGGAAGGCGCTGAGCCGGTGAACTGGACCTCGCGCGCGGTGCTCGCCGTGGTGTACCTGGCGCTGGGCGGCACGGTGCTGACGTACCAGTGCTTCTACTGGCTCTTGCAGCGCCTCTCGCTCACCGCCATTGGCGTCATGAGCCTGCTGGACACACTGGTGGCCGTGGCGCTGGGCGTGGTGATGCTGCACGAGCCGCTCACGCCCTCCCTCCTGGTGGGCGGCACGCTCATCCTCTCCAGTGCGGCCCTGGCCCAGTTCACTCCGGACCGGCAGACGGCCACCGCCTGA
- a CDS encoding phosphotransferase family protein, with protein MSPTPSTDEARAVRPGEELDLPSVDTWLKAQVPSIEGTPQVTQYSGGASNWTYRLQYANRDLILRRPPAGTKAKSAHDMGREFSVQKALKPAYPAVPTMVALCQDPAVLGTEFYVMERIAGLIPRSRLPPGLHLDAAQTRQLCLNVIDKLIELHRVDYQAAGLASLGKGKGYPRRQVEGWSDRYEKARTWNVPSFRSVRAWLEAHTPEDIAICVIHNDWRFDNVVLSPERPTEVIGVLDWEMATLGDPLMDLGSALAYWVQADDDRVMRATRRQPTHLPGMLRREEVVAYYLERTGLKPVNWAFYEVYGLFRLSVIAQQIYYRYHHGQTRNPAFKHFWLIVNYLHWRCRGLIKKSRANAPGRG; from the coding sequence ATGTCACCTACCCCGTCCACTGACGAAGCCCGTGCTGTCCGCCCGGGCGAGGAACTCGATCTTCCATCCGTCGATACCTGGCTCAAGGCCCAGGTCCCGTCGATCGAGGGAACCCCGCAGGTCACCCAGTACTCCGGGGGGGCCTCGAACTGGACCTATCGCCTCCAGTACGCCAACCGGGACCTCATCCTGCGTCGGCCGCCCGCGGGCACCAAGGCCAAGTCCGCGCATGACATGGGGCGCGAGTTTTCAGTGCAGAAGGCGCTCAAGCCCGCCTATCCGGCCGTGCCCACCATGGTGGCGCTGTGCCAGGACCCGGCCGTTCTGGGCACCGAGTTTTACGTGATGGAGCGGATTGCCGGCCTCATCCCGCGCTCGCGTCTGCCGCCCGGGCTTCACCTCGACGCGGCGCAGACCCGCCAACTCTGCCTCAACGTCATCGACAAGCTCATCGAGCTGCACCGCGTGGATTATCAGGCGGCCGGGCTCGCGTCGCTTGGCAAGGGCAAGGGGTATCCCCGGCGCCAGGTCGAGGGTTGGTCGGACCGCTACGAGAAGGCCCGTACCTGGAATGTCCCCAGCTTCCGGTCCGTGCGCGCGTGGCTGGAGGCCCACACCCCGGAAGACATCGCCATCTGCGTCATCCACAACGACTGGCGATTCGACAACGTGGTGCTCAGCCCGGAGCGCCCCACCGAGGTGATCGGCGTGCTCGATTGGGAGATGGCGACGCTGGGAGATCCGCTCATGGATCTGGGCAGTGCGCTGGCCTACTGGGTCCAGGCCGACGATGACAGGGTGATGCGCGCGACACGCCGTCAGCCCACCCACTTGCCGGGCATGCTCCGGCGTGAGGAGGTGGTCGCGTACTACCTCGAGCGCACGGGGCTGAAGCCGGTGAACTGGGCGTTCTACGAAGTCTATGGCTTGTTCCGGCTCTCGGTCATCGCCCAGCAGATCTACTACCGGTATCACCACGGCCAGACGCGCAATCCCGCGTTCAAGCACTTCTGGCTCATCGTGAACTACCTCCACTGGCGTTGCCGGGGCCTCATCAAAAAGTCACGGGCAAACGCTCCAGGCCGTGGATGA
- a CDS encoding acyl-CoA dehydrogenase family protein — protein MDFELSAKAQDYLERVKRFMKEHILPVESRYWEEVHAANAGGDWRRWQVPPLMEELKARARAEGLWNLFLPDAKLGAGLSTLEYAPIAEETGRSFLAPEVFNCNAPDTGNMEVLWKYGSEEQKQRWLMPLLAGEIRSVFCMTEPEVASSDATNMGATALLEGDEVVLNGKKWWSSGLGNPRAKVAIFMGRTADDSVGRHHQHSMVLVPLDAPGVVIQRMLPVYGDYDAPHGHGEIHFENVRLPRSSLLVGPGKGFEIAQGRLGPGRIHHCMRCIGAAERALELMIDRGMSRTAFGKPLLNLGGNRERVADARVAIDQARLLTLYAAWKLDEAGALGAMSEISAIKVVAPNVLQKVVDDAIQIHGGAGVSRDTPLAGFFAQARSLRIADGPDEVHKGVIARIELSKRGFSKG, from the coding sequence ATGGACTTCGAACTCAGCGCCAAGGCCCAGGACTACCTCGAGCGCGTGAAGCGGTTCATGAAGGAGCACATCCTTCCGGTGGAATCGCGCTACTGGGAAGAGGTCCACGCGGCCAACGCGGGCGGGGACTGGCGGCGGTGGCAGGTGCCTCCGCTGATGGAGGAGTTGAAGGCGCGGGCCCGGGCCGAGGGGCTGTGGAACCTGTTCCTGCCGGACGCGAAGCTGGGCGCCGGACTGAGCACCCTCGAGTACGCGCCCATCGCCGAGGAGACGGGCCGCAGCTTCCTGGCGCCCGAGGTCTTCAACTGCAACGCCCCAGACACTGGCAACATGGAGGTGCTCTGGAAGTACGGTTCCGAGGAGCAGAAGCAGCGTTGGCTCATGCCGCTGCTGGCCGGGGAGATCCGCTCCGTGTTCTGCATGACCGAGCCGGAGGTGGCGTCCTCAGATGCCACCAACATGGGGGCCACCGCCCTCCTCGAAGGGGACGAAGTGGTCCTCAACGGCAAGAAGTGGTGGTCCAGCGGCCTGGGCAACCCCCGGGCGAAGGTCGCCATCTTCATGGGGCGGACGGCGGATGACTCGGTGGGCCGTCACCACCAGCACTCCATGGTGCTGGTCCCGCTGGATGCGCCGGGCGTGGTCATCCAGCGCATGCTGCCGGTGTATGGCGATTACGACGCGCCCCACGGCCACGGGGAGATCCACTTCGAGAACGTGCGCCTGCCGCGCTCCTCCCTTCTGGTGGGCCCTGGCAAGGGCTTCGAGATTGCCCAGGGCCGCCTGGGCCCCGGCCGCATCCACCACTGCATGCGCTGTATCGGGGCGGCGGAGCGGGCGCTCGAGCTGATGATCGACCGAGGCATGAGCCGCACCGCTTTTGGCAAGCCCCTGCTCAACCTGGGCGGCAATCGGGAGCGCGTCGCCGATGCGCGCGTGGCCATCGATCAGGCGCGCCTGCTGACGCTCTATGCCGCTTGGAAGCTGGATGAGGCCGGAGCCCTGGGGGCGATGAGCGAGATCTCCGCCATCAAGGTCGTCGCGCCCAACGTGCTCCAGAAGGTGGTGGACGATGCCATCCAGATTCATGGCGGGGCGGGTGTTTCGCGGGACACACCCCTGGCGGGCTTCTTCGCCCAGGCGCGCAGCTTGCGCATCGCCGATGGTCCGGATGAGGTACACAAAGGGGTCATCGCCCGGATCGAACTGTCCAAACGTGGTTTCTCCAAAGGCTGA
- a CDS encoding class I SAM-dependent methyltransferase gives MTLQDEPLLQLGRALRAAGYRFTTVTPETHRRVNDRPSSQVARSVRDVFGWSRPFMPEALPQHLLALLERAEMLEYLTNGWLRSLVRFSSLGEGLYLHDAYPTLAEDSVFFGPDTYRFAALLARVPGRFHRAVDLGCGSGAGGLSMAARVDSLILSDVSTRALRFSRINAALNEASQVEFLPSDGLRGIPGGVDLVMANPPYLVDEDARTYRHGGGSYGIELSVRFTREALERLAPGGTFVLYSGAPVVDGEDQLRAALLPFITRPGVQAHYEELDPDVFGEELDKRPYANVERLAVVSLVATRSA, from the coding sequence GTGACCCTCCAAGATGAACCCCTGCTGCAGTTGGGCCGTGCGTTGCGCGCGGCGGGCTACCGCTTCACCACCGTGACACCCGAGACCCACCGCCGCGTCAATGACCGGCCGTCCTCTCAGGTGGCACGCTCCGTGCGGGACGTGTTCGGCTGGAGCCGCCCCTTCATGCCGGAGGCGCTGCCCCAGCACCTGCTGGCGTTGCTGGAGCGCGCGGAGATGCTGGAGTACCTGACGAACGGTTGGCTGCGCAGCCTGGTGCGCTTCTCCAGCCTCGGCGAAGGGCTCTACCTTCATGACGCCTACCCCACCCTCGCCGAGGACTCCGTCTTCTTCGGGCCGGACACCTACCGCTTCGCCGCACTGCTCGCGCGCGTGCCGGGAAGGTTCCATCGCGCGGTGGACCTCGGCTGCGGCTCGGGGGCAGGGGGCCTGTCCATGGCGGCCCGGGTGGACTCGCTCATTCTCTCCGATGTGAGCACGCGCGCCCTGCGCTTCTCCCGCATCAACGCCGCGCTCAATGAGGCCTCCCAGGTGGAGTTCCTTCCGAGCGATGGGCTGCGCGGCATTCCAGGAGGGGTGGACCTGGTGATGGCCAATCCGCCCTACCTCGTGGACGAAGACGCCCGCACGTACCGTCATGGCGGTGGCAGCTACGGCATCGAACTGTCCGTGCGCTTCACGCGGGAGGCACTGGAGCGGCTGGCTCCGGGCGGCACGTTCGTCCTCTACAGCGGAGCCCCCGTGGTGGACGGCGAGGATCAGCTCCGGGCAGCACTGCTGCCCTTCATCACCCGGCCCGGCGTGCAAGCCCACTACGAGGAGTTGGATCCAGACGTCTTCGGCGAGGAGCTGGACAAGCGCCCTTACGCGAACGTAGAGCGCCTCGCGGTGGTGTCGCTCGTAGCCACCCGGTCCGCGTGA
- a CDS encoding phytanoyl-CoA dioxygenase family protein, whose product MSRAKDFEQQGFLILPGFVSGNSCEALKHRAEALVAGFQPETRSIFTTHEQSRTSDAYFLSSGDQIRFFFEEGAFRPDGSLGQPQALSINKIGHALHDLEPVFNRFSRTPELAALAAELGLTRPLLLQSMYIFKQPYIGGEVTSHQDATFLFTEPSTCLGFWFALEDTTLENGCLWALPGGHRQGLKKRFVRAPEGGTVFRVLDATPWSEEDMVPLEVKQGTLVVLHGLLPHRSGANTSPKSRHAYSLHLIDGSATYPENNWLRRSPALPPRGF is encoded by the coding sequence ATGAGCCGGGCCAAGGACTTCGAGCAACAAGGCTTTCTCATTCTCCCGGGATTCGTGTCAGGGAACTCCTGTGAGGCCCTGAAACACCGGGCCGAAGCACTGGTGGCGGGCTTCCAGCCCGAGACCCGCTCCATCTTCACCACCCACGAACAGAGCCGCACTTCGGACGCCTACTTCCTGTCCTCGGGAGATCAGATCCGCTTCTTCTTCGAGGAGGGCGCTTTCCGGCCAGACGGCTCCCTGGGCCAGCCACAGGCGTTGTCCATCAACAAGATCGGCCACGCGCTGCATGACCTGGAGCCCGTGTTCAACCGGTTCTCGCGCACACCCGAGTTGGCGGCCCTGGCGGCGGAGCTGGGACTGACCCGACCGCTCCTGCTGCAATCGATGTACATCTTCAAGCAGCCCTACATCGGCGGTGAAGTCACGAGTCACCAGGACGCGACGTTCTTGTTCACCGAGCCCTCCACCTGCCTGGGCTTCTGGTTCGCCCTGGAGGACACCACCCTGGAGAACGGCTGTCTGTGGGCCCTGCCCGGCGGGCACCGGCAGGGGCTGAAAAAGCGTTTCGTGCGCGCTCCCGAGGGCGGCACGGTCTTCCGGGTGCTGGACGCCACGCCCTGGTCCGAGGAAGACATGGTGCCCTTGGAGGTGAAGCAGGGGACCCTCGTGGTACTGCACGGCCTGCTGCCGCACCGCAGCGGAGCCAACACCTCTCCCAAGAGCCGGCACGCCTACTCGCTCCACCTCATCGACGGGTCCGCCACCTACCCCGAGAACAACTGGCTGCGCCGCTCGCCTGCTCTGCCGCCGCGCGGCTTCTGA
- a CDS encoding cytochrome P450 family protein, with translation MSTPDLPHELWSPEVIENPFPLYARMRQAAPVARSRHPSMEGPIWVVCRYHAAVEFLKDNRFAKSKQKLDRDSQRRYFRVSSLKHLDQHMLSADPPMHTRLRSLVAQAFTSRRVEALRPRITAIAEQLLDTVQKQDSVDLLDAFAFPLPITVIAELLGVPVEDQDRFRAWTTTFLTPPKDGDLAPLRRMAQEFQDYLQEFLARRRAEPRDDLASAMITAEEQGDRLTPVELMSMVFLLLVAGHETTVNLIGNGLWALLKHPGQLERLRAEPALLDSAVEEMLRYCGPVKHSTSRFTLEDTEFHGERIPAGEMVVAGLVSANHDAEVFPEPERFDIARQPNRHIAFGSGIHFCLGAPLALLEAKLSFRLLLERLPRLRFAVEPSTLRWRDSLLIHGLERLPVTF, from the coding sequence TTGAGCACTCCGGATCTTCCCCATGAGCTGTGGTCTCCGGAGGTCATCGAGAATCCCTTTCCCCTCTACGCACGCATGCGGCAGGCGGCCCCCGTGGCCCGCTCGCGCCACCCCTCCATGGAGGGCCCCATCTGGGTGGTTTGCCGGTACCACGCCGCCGTCGAGTTCCTGAAAGACAACCGCTTCGCCAAAAGCAAGCAGAAGCTCGACCGGGACTCTCAGCGGCGTTACTTCCGGGTGAGTTCCCTGAAGCACCTCGACCAGCACATGCTGAGCGCGGACCCGCCCATGCACACCCGGCTGCGCTCCCTGGTGGCCCAAGCCTTCACCTCGCGCCGGGTCGAGGCGCTGCGTCCGCGCATCACCGCCATCGCCGAGCAACTGCTGGACACCGTCCAGAAGCAAGACAGCGTGGATCTGCTGGATGCTTTTGCATTTCCCCTGCCCATCACGGTCATCGCGGAGTTGCTGGGCGTGCCCGTCGAGGACCAGGACCGATTCCGGGCGTGGACCACCACCTTCCTCACCCCTCCCAAGGACGGGGACCTGGCCCCCTTGCGGCGCATGGCCCAGGAGTTCCAGGACTACCTACAGGAGTTCCTGGCCCGGCGCCGGGCGGAGCCACGCGATGACCTGGCCAGTGCCATGATTACCGCCGAGGAGCAGGGAGACCGGCTCACGCCCGTGGAGCTGATGAGCATGGTGTTCCTGCTGCTGGTGGCAGGCCATGAGACGACGGTGAACCTCATCGGCAACGGCCTCTGGGCGCTGCTGAAGCACCCCGGGCAACTCGAGCGGCTGCGCGCCGAGCCTGCCCTGCTCGACTCCGCCGTGGAGGAGATGCTGCGGTATTGCGGCCCGGTGAAGCACTCCACCAGCCGCTTCACCCTCGAGGACACCGAGTTCCATGGGGAGCGCATCCCCGCCGGAGAGATGGTCGTGGCCGGGCTGGTGTCAGCCAATCACGACGCCGAGGTCTTCCCCGAGCCCGAGCGGTTCGACATCGCCCGTCAGCCCAACCGGCACATCGCCTTCGGCTCCGGCATCCATTTCTGCCTCGGCGCCCCGCTGGCGCTGCTGGAGGCCAAGCTGTCCTTCCGCCTCTTGCTCGAGCGACTCCCCCGGTTGCGCTTTGCCGTGGAGCCTTCCACGCTCCGATGGCGGGACAGCCTGCTCATCCACGGCCTGGAGCGTTTGCCCGTGACTTTTTGA
- a CDS encoding SDR family oxidoreductase yields the protein MTDQRIFITGGASGLGRALALRFARAGWQVCIGDIQDARGAEVLAELKALGSQALYLPCDVRREEDLRAVAERLEADWGGVDVVVNNAGVAQVGAIDEVSLDDWEWIVDINLLGVVRGCKVFTPMFKRQGRGHFVNVASLAGLLDVPMMSSYNATKAAVVSLSETLQNELHRHGIAVSVICPAFFKTHLGDSMRTTHPKFQAILGKLFDRSKITADHVAEEIFTAVKKRSFLVLPHAESRKIWRMKRFLPREIYAPLLRRSTRRMR from the coding sequence ATGACAGACCAGCGCATCTTCATCACCGGTGGTGCCAGCGGATTGGGACGCGCGCTCGCGCTGCGCTTTGCCCGAGCGGGCTGGCAGGTGTGTATCGGGGACATCCAGGATGCGCGGGGCGCGGAGGTCCTGGCGGAGCTGAAGGCCCTGGGCTCCCAGGCCCTGTACCTGCCCTGTGACGTGAGGCGCGAGGAGGACCTTCGGGCCGTCGCCGAGCGGCTCGAGGCGGACTGGGGCGGCGTCGATGTGGTGGTCAACAACGCGGGCGTGGCCCAGGTGGGGGCCATCGACGAGGTGTCGCTCGATGACTGGGAATGGATTGTCGACATCAACCTGCTGGGCGTGGTGCGCGGGTGCAAGGTCTTCACTCCGATGTTCAAGCGGCAGGGCAGGGGCCACTTCGTCAACGTGGCCTCGCTGGCGGGCTTGCTGGATGTGCCGATGATGAGCAGCTACAACGCCACCAAGGCCGCCGTGGTGTCGCTGTCGGAGACCCTTCAGAACGAGCTCCACCGCCATGGCATTGCCGTCAGCGTCATCTGCCCGGCCTTCTTCAAGACCCACCTGGGCGATTCGATGCGCACGACGCATCCCAAGTTCCAGGCGATCCTGGGGAAGCTCTTCGACCGGTCCAAGATCACGGCGGACCATGTCGCCGAGGAGATTTTCACGGCCGTGAAGAAGCGCTCGTTCCTCGTGTTGCCCCACGCGGAAAGCCGGAAAATCTGGCGGATGAAGCGCTTCCTGCCACGGGAAATCTACGCGCCCCTGCTGAGAAGGAGCACGCGCCGGATGCGCTAG
- a CDS encoding LysR family transcriptional regulator — translation MNRAHDSSRLARLDLNLFRVFDVVFRERNLTRAAEVLFLSQSAVSHALARLREQFGEPLFAREGRGVAPTPLAERLAPEIREALALLQQAVHRTGHFEPGRDAAHITLAMNDELEPSLLCRWVARLRTQAPQARITSIRLDRRRLERELASGRLDLAIDVAQPTSPELRHTVLMRDSFCVVSARRQKLEAEAYLAARHVAVSSRRTGPAIEDLLLSRLGYQRQVSVRCQHYEAACRIVSGSALLLTMPRRRAEELQAALGNHLLPMPLLLPAMDLHLYWHRQVDEDPRSRWLRSELLALASA, via the coding sequence ATGAACAGGGCTCACGATTCGTCCCGGTTGGCACGGTTGGATCTCAACCTCTTCCGGGTGTTCGACGTCGTCTTCCGGGAGCGCAACCTCACCCGGGCCGCGGAGGTCCTCTTCCTCAGTCAGTCCGCGGTGAGCCACGCCCTGGCCCGCCTGCGGGAACAGTTCGGCGAGCCCCTGTTCGCGCGGGAGGGCCGAGGAGTCGCTCCCACGCCGCTCGCCGAGCGCCTGGCGCCTGAGATCCGGGAGGCGCTGGCGCTGTTGCAGCAGGCGGTTCACCGCACCGGGCACTTCGAGCCTGGGCGGGACGCTGCCCACATCACCCTGGCGATGAATGACGAGTTGGAACCGTCCCTGCTCTGCCGGTGGGTGGCCCGGCTGCGCACCCAAGCGCCCCAGGCGCGCATCACCAGCATCCGGCTCGATCGGCGCCGATTGGAGCGGGAGCTCGCGTCGGGGCGGTTGGACCTGGCCATCGATGTGGCCCAGCCCACCAGCCCCGAGCTGCGCCACACGGTGCTGATGCGCGACAGCTTCTGCGTGGTGAGCGCCCGGCGCCAGAAGCTGGAGGCCGAGGCGTATCTGGCCGCGCGTCACGTGGCCGTCTCCTCCCGGCGCACGGGGCCCGCCATCGAAGACCTGCTGCTCAGCCGCCTGGGCTACCAGCGCCAGGTCTCCGTGCGCTGTCAGCATTACGAGGCGGCGTGCCGGATCGTCTCCGGCTCTGCGCTGCTCCTCACCATGCCCCGGCGGCGCGCGGAAGAACTCCAGGCGGCCCTGGGCAATCACCTCTTGCCGATGCCCCTGCTGCTCCCGGCGATGGACCTTCACCTCTACTGGCACCGGCAAGTGGACGAGGATCCCCGCAGCCGGTGGCTGCGCTCGGAGCTTCTGGCCCTCGCGAGCGCATAG
- a CDS encoding MBL fold metallo-hydrolase: MRGVHWLLQGVACWLGLLLSGCPSSTVGLNIYRGPEPVPSVSVASASAQVEVQYLGGGGFLVRRDADALLFAPSFTHPSLLAMLPMVEIRSDEDLVKRCLEQKAQARLEDVEFILVGHTHYDHLLDVPPVMKRHAPQALALGSRTMRHILAGAQLAHRTLVVDECAARLEGGRGRWIYNAKRTVRVLAIESEHSHHLGGYKFMTGHYLTDRKELPRTAFGWKEGQTYAYLVDFLRPDGSVDFRIHYQDAASREGYGSVPEDVQKDYPSVDLAITCVGASGTVEAYPGPLFDRVKPRFIVLGHWEDFFEEQRCDEADEEARVVRLADVPEFVSRVERHKPPNAQWLMPYPYSRMFFPRAVSPLAAPPAQGEACPVRPGEFPRKAPPVHSALDAFPL; this comes from the coding sequence ATGCGGGGAGTTCACTGGCTGCTGCAGGGGGTGGCGTGTTGGCTGGGCCTGCTCCTGAGCGGTTGTCCATCATCGACCGTGGGGTTGAACATCTATCGTGGCCCGGAGCCGGTCCCCTCGGTGTCTGTGGCCTCGGCCTCGGCGCAGGTCGAGGTGCAATACCTGGGAGGAGGGGGCTTCCTGGTCCGGCGGGACGCTGATGCCCTCTTGTTCGCGCCGTCATTCACCCACCCCAGCCTCTTGGCGATGCTGCCCATGGTGGAGATCCGCAGCGATGAGGACCTCGTCAAACGCTGCTTGGAGCAAAAGGCCCAGGCGCGGTTGGAGGACGTGGAGTTCATCCTGGTTGGACACACGCACTATGACCACCTGCTGGACGTCCCCCCGGTCATGAAGCGCCATGCCCCTCAGGCGCTCGCCCTGGGTTCCAGGACCATGCGCCACATCCTCGCGGGCGCGCAGCTCGCCCACCGCACGCTCGTGGTCGATGAGTGCGCGGCCCGGCTGGAAGGGGGCCGGGGACGGTGGATCTACAATGCGAAGCGCACGGTCCGGGTCCTGGCCATCGAGTCCGAGCACTCCCACCACCTGGGAGGCTACAAGTTCATGACCGGCCATTACCTGACCGACCGGAAGGAACTGCCGCGCACGGCTTTTGGGTGGAAGGAGGGCCAGACCTACGCCTACCTGGTGGATTTCCTCCGGCCGGATGGGAGCGTCGACTTCCGCATTCACTACCAGGACGCCGCCAGCCGCGAAGGGTATGGCTCCGTGCCAGAGGATGTTCAGAAGGACTATCCGTCCGTGGATCTGGCCATCACCTGTGTGGGGGCCTCTGGCACCGTCGAAGCCTACCCGGGCCCCCTCTTCGACCGGGTGAAGCCTCGGTTCATCGTGCTCGGGCACTGGGAAGACTTCTTCGAGGAGCAGCGCTGCGATGAGGCAGATGAAGAAGCCCGGGTGGTGCGCCTGGCGGATGTTCCGGAGTTCGTCTCGCGGGTGGAGCGCCACAAGCCTCCCAACGCGCAGTGGCTGATGCCCTATCCGTACAGCAGGATGTTCTTCCCTCGCGCCGTGTCTCCTCTCGCGGCCCCCCCGGCGCAGGGCGAGGCGTGCCCCGTCCGTCCTGGGGAGTTTCCCCGGAAGGCACCCCCGGTGCACTCCGCGCTGGATGCATTCCCGCTCTGA